Proteins encoded in a region of the Photobacterium angustum genome:
- the brnQ gene encoding branched-chain amino acid transport system II carrier protein, producing the protein MKKTLKVTDIIALGFMTFAFFLGAGNIIFPPLAGQLAGENMLSAMFGFLVTAVGLPLIGIIAVAMAGGGWQGLTRDLPSKIATLMAVLIFIIIGPAFAAPRTGLVAYEMAVKPFMAADAGQASLTTFSVIFFAVALFFAWSRGKLIDMIGKFLTPALFIVLAVLAIAVFVNPQGSIVAAQGEYATQAFTKGFLEGYNTMDTFAALMFGMLIVDVIRSKGVSDEKTTCTYLIYAGLIAAAGLAFVYISLFYLGATSTTIAPNAGNGGVILTGYVMALFGAPGQVILSAIVLLACLTTAIGLISACADYFSSLTSLSYKKWAVILAVICAVVANVGLNQLIALSVPVLFALYPVAIALVALTLVRKWLPNPRLAYRVVLLVSFIFSMIDVAKYLKFDVSMFSDLPLFNYGMGWVLPTLIALAITRFVGGKSMGSQDKLA; encoded by the coding sequence TTGAAAAAGACACTCAAAGTAACAGACATTATAGCGTTAGGTTTTATGACTTTCGCTTTCTTTCTTGGTGCTGGGAATATTATTTTTCCACCATTAGCGGGTCAACTAGCCGGTGAAAATATGCTTTCGGCTATGTTTGGCTTTTTAGTCACAGCCGTTGGTCTACCTTTAATTGGTATTATTGCCGTTGCAATGGCGGGTGGTGGCTGGCAGGGGTTAACCCGTGATTTACCCTCAAAAATAGCAACATTAATGGCGGTGTTGATTTTTATTATTATTGGCCCTGCTTTTGCTGCGCCGCGTACAGGCTTAGTCGCTTATGAAATGGCAGTAAAACCATTTATGGCTGCAGACGCTGGTCAAGCAAGCTTAACGACTTTTTCTGTGATCTTTTTTGCAGTTGCCCTCTTTTTTGCTTGGTCTCGTGGCAAGCTGATCGACATGATTGGTAAGTTTTTAACACCTGCACTGTTTATTGTATTGGCTGTACTGGCCATTGCGGTATTTGTAAATCCACAAGGTTCAATTGTTGCAGCACAGGGTGAGTATGCAACACAAGCATTTACTAAAGGTTTCCTTGAAGGCTATAACACCATGGATACTTTCGCAGCCTTGATGTTTGGTATGCTGATTGTTGATGTGATCCGCAGTAAAGGTGTTAGTGATGAAAAGACAACCTGTACCTATCTGATCTACGCCGGTCTCATTGCTGCAGCAGGCTTGGCCTTTGTATATATCTCATTATTTTACTTAGGGGCAACAAGTACAACGATTGCACCTAATGCGGGTAATGGTGGTGTTATCTTAACTGGCTATGTGATGGCATTATTTGGTGCGCCGGGTCAGGTGATCCTATCTGCAATTGTATTACTTGCCTGTTTAACAACAGCGATAGGTTTGATCAGTGCATGTGCAGATTACTTCAGCTCTTTAACATCATTGTCTTACAAAAAGTGGGCGGTGATCTTAGCGGTAATATGTGCAGTGGTAGCCAATGTGGGTTTAAACCAGTTGATTGCGTTATCTGTACCTGTGTTATTTGCATTGTATCCAGTCGCTATTGCGCTGGTCGCATTAACCTTAGTACGTAAATGGTTACCTAATCCACGCTTAGCATACCGTGTTGTGCTGTTGGTTTCTTTTATCTTTAGCATGATTGATGTGGCGAAGTACTTGAAGTTTGATGTATCAATGTTCAGTGATTTACCACTATTTAATTATGGTATGGGGTGGGTATTACCGACTTTAATTGCACTTGCGATCACACGCTTCGTCGGTGGGAAATCGATGGGTTCACAAGATAAGCTAGCGTAA
- the srmB gene encoding ATP-dependent RNA helicase SrmB, translating to MKDFSELELDSELLRAIEEIGYSRPTVVQAQAIPHALDGKDVMASAPTGTGKTAAFLLPMIQHLQDFPRKRPGPARILILTPTRELAIQVADQARALAKYTTLKVFTITGGISYDEHAEMLGKTQDIVVATPGRLMEYIEAEKFDCRAIECLILDEADRMLDMGFGKIVERLNHECRWRRQSLLFSATLEGKGVREFSETILNEPVEVNADPSRRERKKIHQMYLRCDNMDHKLALLENIIKEQAERTIIFVKTRERLGILRGQLEAMGIPCNWIQGEMAQAARTNMITRFRDGVVNVLIATDVAARGIDLPDVSHVINFDLPRTAEVYVHRIGRTARAGKKGTAISLVEAHDQSMIERISRYMKEEVQERFIHGLRPQTKKASTAKKKKKVNKKVKEAKAKKKIKQAAKKSQAKS from the coding sequence GTGAAAGACTTTTCCGAATTAGAGTTAGATAGCGAGCTGTTACGAGCAATTGAAGAAATCGGCTATAGCCGCCCAACAGTGGTTCAAGCGCAGGCTATCCCTCATGCCCTTGACGGTAAAGATGTAATGGCTTCTGCGCCAACAGGGACCGGAAAAACAGCAGCCTTTCTTCTACCGATGATCCAACACTTGCAAGATTTTCCACGCAAAAGACCAGGGCCTGCACGTATTCTGATCTTAACGCCAACGCGTGAACTTGCTATTCAAGTTGCCGATCAAGCAAGAGCATTAGCAAAATATACAACACTAAAAGTATTTACCATCACAGGTGGTATCTCATATGACGAACATGCCGAAATGCTGGGTAAAACTCAGGATATCGTGGTAGCAACACCAGGTCGTCTTATGGAGTACATTGAAGCTGAAAAGTTTGACTGTCGTGCTATCGAATGTTTGATCCTTGATGAAGCCGATCGCATGCTAGACATGGGCTTTGGTAAAATTGTTGAGCGTCTTAACCATGAGTGTCGCTGGCGTCGTCAAAGCTTATTATTCTCCGCTACCTTAGAAGGTAAAGGTGTACGTGAGTTTTCAGAAACAATTTTGAATGAACCTGTTGAAGTAAATGCAGATCCTTCTCGCCGCGAACGTAAAAAGATCCATCAAATGTACCTTCGTTGTGACAACATGGATCACAAGCTTGCTCTGTTAGAAAATATCATTAAAGAACAGGCTGAACGCACGATTATCTTTGTCAAAACACGTGAGCGTCTAGGTATCCTTCGTGGTCAACTAGAAGCCATGGGCATCCCTTGTAACTGGATCCAAGGTGAAATGGCACAGGCTGCGCGTACAAACATGATCACTCGTTTTCGTGATGGTGTTGTGAACGTACTAATTGCGACAGACGTTGCTGCACGTGGTATTGATTTACCTGATGTTAGCCATGTGATCAACTTTGATCTACCGCGTACGGCTGAAGTTTATGTACACCGTATTGGTCGTACTGCACGAGCGGGTAAAAAAGGAACGGCAATCTCCTTGGTTGAAGCACATGATCAAAGCATGATTGAACGTATCAGCCGCTACATGAAAGAAGAAGTGCAAGAGCGCTTTATTCATGGCCTACGTCCACAGACCAAAAAAGCAAGCACTGCCAAGAAAAAGAAAAAAGTGAATAAAAAAGTAAAAGAAGCGAAAGCGAAAAAGAAAATTAAACAAGCGGCTAAAAAAAGCCAAGCTAAGTCGTAA
- a CDS encoding tRNA1(Val) (adenine(37)-N6)-methyltransferase, protein MSRGFSFKQFHVNDLGCGMPISTDGILLGAWAAMPQQGRVVDIGTGSGLLALMAAQRTSTLALPITIEAIEIDPQAAAAARQNFINSPWHQHLQCIEQDVTEWRHTQPANSVNAIVCNPPYFNFGQQAEQSHRATARHTDTFSHQQLLKTLQWLLTEEGIASIILPSYEGQRLIEAAAEYHLHCIERCDVQSTEKKAPIRLLLQLSKKKQTCYSSHLCIHKDGDYSIEFKALTKEFYLKM, encoded by the coding sequence ATGTCACGCGGCTTTAGCTTTAAACAATTTCACGTCAATGATTTAGGCTGTGGAATGCCAATCAGTACCGATGGTATATTGCTAGGAGCATGGGCTGCCATGCCTCAACAAGGTAGAGTGGTTGATATTGGTACAGGCAGTGGTTTATTAGCCCTTATGGCCGCACAGCGAACAAGCACGTTAGCTTTACCTATTACTATCGAAGCTATCGAAATAGATCCACAAGCCGCAGCGGCAGCACGCCAAAATTTCATAAATTCACCTTGGCATCAACACTTACAGTGTATTGAACAAGATGTCACTGAATGGCGACATACACAGCCCGCTAACAGTGTTAATGCGATTGTTTGTAATCCCCCCTATTTCAACTTTGGTCAGCAAGCAGAGCAGTCACACCGTGCCACTGCTCGACATACCGATACATTTAGCCATCAACAGCTACTTAAAACGCTTCAATGGCTTCTTACAGAAGAAGGGATCGCCAGTATTATCTTGCCAAGTTACGAAGGACAGCGCTTAATTGAAGCCGCTGCTGAATATCATTTACATTGTATCGAACGTTGCGATGTCCAAAGTACCGAGAAAAAAGCACCGATTCGATTACTTCTACAATTAAGTAAAAAGAAACAAACTTGTTATTCATCTCATCTTTGTATTCATAAAGATGGTGATTATTCAATTGAATTCAAAGCATTAACGAAAGAGTTCTATCTAAAAATGTAA